TGTAAGTGGTGAAAagtaaataatttgttttagaTATGAAACTTATCCAATGGAGAGAACGGGCCACCGTATTATCACCGCATTTTTTGTATGTTTGCATCTATGTGTGGCATTTTATTTAATGAAGATGTTAATACGTATAGATAACGTAAACCAATAAAATTAATGATTAAGGTTAGATAGGGCAAGAGAAACATTGGGGCAAGAGAAACACTTGCAGGGAATTCTCACGCTGTTTCTCTTGCCCCAAGCAAAATAAACTGTTTCTCTGACCCCACATGACCTTAGTTATTTACTTTTAGTGTAATTATCtacatatataaatgcaagtgtcctgactgactgactgactgattcatcaacgcagagccgaaactacaaaagccagaaagttgaaatttgcacaccagattgcatttataaagtgtacaagagataagaagcgattttgagaaattcaacccctaagggggttaaaaaggggatgaaagtttgtatggggttaaagttttcttttaagctaggaattcgaaacttcgtaaaaagatatattattaaaatataagaaaactaatttcagcgtttttgaaaattcatcccctaaggtggtgaaaaaggggttgaaagtttgtatggatatcaaaaaaaaattcaagtggtggacttgaatctttgtatttagggatattattagaagacaggaaaagtaatttcagcgttttgtaaaattcatcccctaacaaggttaaaaaggggttgaaaattttaatccattacaaatgctttgaaactttgtagaaaggcataatagccgattacaaaaaaaagggattgcaacgtttttggaaattcaacccctaagggggttaaaaaggggatgaaagttcgtcttcgggtgcaaattttattttaagttaggaacttgaaactttgtaaaaaagtatcattttcaaatacaagaaaactaatttcagcgttttagaaaattcatctcccaaggtggtgaaaaaggggttgaaaatttgtatggatatcgaaaaatttgtcgagcgcgggacttgaatctttgtatttggggatattattagaagctaataaaagtaatttcagcgttttgtaaaattcatcccctaacagggttaaaaagggatgaaagtttgtatggggttaaagttttcttttgagctacgaatttgaaacttcgttaaaagatataatataaaaatacaagaaaactaaattcagcctttttgaaaattcaacccctaaggtggtgaaataggggttgaaagtttgtatggatatcaaacattttttcgagtgttggacttgaatctttgtatttggggatactattagaagacaataaaagtaatttcagcgttttgtaaaattcatcccctaacagggttaaaatgggtttcaaagtttaaatccattacaaatggttttgaaacttcttagaaaagcATAAAATCCGATTAAAAAagaaagtaattgcaacgtttttggaatttcaacccctaagggggttaaaaaggggatggaaattcgtctgcgggtgcaaattttattttaagcaaggaacttgaaactttgtaaaaacgttttaaattaaaatacaagaactCATTTtagtgtttttgaaaattcatccccaaaggtggtgaaaagggggttgaaagtttgtatggatatcgaaaaatttttcgagcgcgggacttcaatctttgtatttggggatattattagaagataataaaagtaatttcagcgttttgtaaaattcatcccctaacagggttaaaaagggatgaaagtttgtatggggttaaagttttcttttgagctacgaatttgaaacttcgttaaaagatatattattaaaatataagaaaactaaattcagcctttttgaaaattcaacccctaaggtggtgaaataggggttgaaagtttgtatggatatcaaacattttttcgagtgtgggacttgaatctttgtatttggggatactattagaagacaataaaagtaatttcagcgttttgtaaaattcatcccctaaaagagttaaaatgggtttcaaagtttaaatccattacaaatgcgttgaaaattcttagaaaggcctaatagccgattacaaaaaaaaagtaattgcaacgttcttggaaatttaacccctaagggggttaaaaaggggatgaaagttcgtcttcaggtgcaaattttatttgaagctaggaacttgcacctttgtaaaaaggtattatattaaaatacaaaaaaaaataatttcagcgtttttgaaaattcatccctatggtggtgaaaacggggttgaaagtttgtatggatatcatgcactttttcgagcgcgggatttgaatctttgtatttgggtatattattagaagacaataaaagtgatttcagcgatttgtaaaattcatcccctaacagggttaaaatggggttcaaagtttgaatccattacaaatgctttgaaacttcttagaaagacatagtagccgattacaaaaaaaagtaattgcaacggatttggaaattcaatccctaagggggctaaaaaggggatgaaaattcgtcttggggtgtaaatttaattttaagctaggaactttaactttttggaagaaaaggtaataaattaaaaaacccaaggtggtgagaaaggggttgaacgtttgtatggagatcagatattttgtgagtgcggaatgcggaacttgaatctttgtataagggcataggtacctattatgagaatacaagaaaggtaatttcagcaaccaacataaaatccacttgacttaaaacttcatacaacttgctaaaaaagaaaagtacttaatttcaacattgcttggatattaaaattataggtactaaagatgtaaaatgttgaagataagattccacgcggacgaagtcgcgggcaacagctagtttaaTATAAATCAAACACAGTTAACCTTCAagcaaaaattttaaatttaaagtgTATTGTTTTGGACAGCACTTGTAGTTTTATCAGTATCAACCACAGAGTCCATGTTTTTCAAGTGTTCCCCAACTTCTTTCTGTAAATCCTTCTTTACAGAAGAATTTGCGCCTAATAAGTCATACACCATAGTTGTCTTCTTATCTCCAACTACTTGTATGTCTGATTCTGTTGTGACCTCGGTTTCCTTTGTTGTTGGTGTTGTTGTCCCTAGTTTTCTCGTCGGGAACATAAATATTTCAAGCGTCTTCGGTTTCGGTCTCTGTGGACCTTTATTTGAGAAAAGGGTATCGAATATAAGTGGCAGATATTGCATTGGTTTCGGGTAAGCCTTGTCAATTGGCATTATTGGCATTGGAGGGATGCTCTGTATTACAGGTGCTCCATGTGGAAAGACTGGCATATTCTGGCGCAGAGATTGTGGACCTGTTTTAGGATTGTATTCCACATAAAACTCCTCTTGTATTTGCTCATGCGATGGACAACAGAGGGACGAGCTCATGGTATCCTTAAATGAGAACAAGTCGTCGTTCATTAAAATCTTGCTGAGCATGTCGTGTGAGCTGTGCAGGTCTTGGTTCCTGTTCCTATGACGATTCTGCGTGCAAGGACATTCTGCGGATTCTGATCGAATAGTGTGCATGGGTTTCGTGTCATGTATCATCTCGAATTCGTTTTTTGGAAACTCTGGAACtaagaaagtatttttattttgatggTTTACCTGAGGAAAAATAGCAACACATTTAAAATATCATACAAAAGTCTGaaattcatcattatcatcatcattattattcaCCGTACTGCTTAAAATAATTTCACCCGTCATCTTCCATCCATTATGATATTCTGTATATATGAGTATTAGATAGTCTTGACTCTGGTTAAGAACATTTAACTTGTTGACGATCAagtttttacaaataactaaaagatACTAAAATTTAAGTtttcaaatataatattatagtgaGAGATATTTTGGCCTTCATTTTGCTACAAAGAATTTACATTCGTTCGATTTAAAATAAGTTAGCGGTTTTTGTAACTTTTTTGCTCTCCGTAAATTTGAACGAAGTTGTTCGACTTTACATAAAGCAAAATTTGCATCCAATGGCGTCGGTTATTTTAGTTAGAATTGGAGTATTTTAATTTCGTACTGAAACTTGGCAAACTGACCAACTTCGGGTAATTAAACAGAGTGCTATTGCTATTCAATGTCGATGCATTTCGAATGACCGCCATTTGGCAAAACTTTGCTGTGAAATCTGTAATTTACGTTCACCAAAAAGCTATTTATTTGGTTAGCCACTCGAACGTTAATTTAGTTATAGTAGATTTAGAGTTGTTACACGCAAAAAAAATTGCGATTTCGTCCCTGAACCCTGAATGAACACATAATGTATTAATTACTGCTGTATATGTGTTACTGCTGCTGAAATCGTAATAAGTACAAGTACATATGTACTATGTAGTTCAAATAAAGACTTGACAAAATAAACGATTTATTAATACCTGGTTTATGGAACGTAAAGTAAATACAAACTATGCATTATGTGTATACTTCGTATTTtgttgtatgttcgcgatatactcaaaaaccgggcaagtgcgagtcggactcgcgcacgaagggttccgtaccataatttaaaaaaaaaaacaaaaaaaaactgtcacccatccaagtactgaccactcccgacgttgcttaactttggtcaaaaatcacgtttgttgtatgggagccccatttaaatctttattttattctgtttttagtatttgttgttatagcggcaacagaaatacatcatctgtgaaaatttcaactgtctagctatcacggttcgtgagatacagcctggtgacagacggacggacggacggacggacggacggacggacggacggacggacgggcggacggacagcgaagtcttagtaatagggtcccgttttaccctttgggtacggaaccctaaaaactattgaatggattttcattcagttttcacctatcgatagagtgattcttgaggaagggttgtgtataatttgttaacccgtgaaAAGCCGGTGCGGGTCGCTAGTAGACAATAAGGATCAAACTGGTAGTTCAAACCCTACTCATACTTTTCATTGTATTCTCTTCACGGCTACTTGGTGGTCTACTCATTCGAcaattaaatttattcaaacCATTTGAATTACCTGATGTTTTAGGATTCATGTACACATTAAACTCCATCTTGCCGAGATTCACGATGGAATGAGACACGCTCGGCGTGTCTCTCAGCCGGTAGTCTCGCCCGCTGACGAGCGAGCATGCCGCCAATAAAACAGCGAGTGCGAACATTATCTGAAATACTGACTGGGAGTTAAATGTTGGAGCTTAGACAAAAGTAGA
The sequence above is a segment of the Cydia fagiglandana chromosome 9, ilCydFagi1.1, whole genome shotgun sequence genome. Coding sequences within it:
- the LOC134667722 gene encoding uncharacterized protein LOC134667722, producing MFALAVLLAACSLVSGRDYRLRDTPSVSHSIVNLGKMEFNVYMNPKTSVPEFPKNEFEMIHDTKPMHTIRSESAECPCTQNRHRNRNQDLHSSHDMLSKILMNDDLFSFKDTMSSSLCCPSHEQIQEEFYVEYNPKTGPQSLRQNMPVFPHGAPVIQSIPPMPIMPIDKAYPKPMQYLPLIFDTLFSNKGPQRPKPKTLEIFMFPTRKLGTTTPTTKETEVTTESDIQVVGDKKTTMVYDLLGANSSVKKDLQKEVGEHLKNMDSVVDTDKTTSAVQNNTL